A genomic stretch from Anomalospiza imberbis isolate Cuckoo-Finch-1a 21T00152 chromosome 31, ASM3175350v1, whole genome shotgun sequence includes:
- the LOC137463869 gene encoding serine/threonine-protein kinase pim-1-like, whose protein sequence is MPRPARRRSAGPPRARPCPSRRGAASAGLSPYWLWRCWKCLSLWCWRSSAVFWLRLARALGRPRPRPRPRTKPLPRFRPQPPRCRPAPAPAPTASPAASLLRAPPLLGSAAGPEPPQPRAARQAAARRAVGFPGQKSGSAVPPARAEKPPLEQLYREGPLLGSGGCGSVYSGTRLADGAPVAIKRVRRDRISERARLHNGALVPMELALLWMVSCPGFRGVMRLLDWFELPDGFALVMERPQRCQDLWDFLAERGFLTEPVARGLFRQVLEAVRHCTSRGVLHRDIKAENVLVDLATGEAKLIDFGCGTILQDTFYTRMSGTPEYCPPEWILFGCYHGQPATIWSLGILLYDLVCGDLPFHTNKDIVQGQLFFPPRVSQECQHLIRWCLSLEPADRPSLEDLFEHSWLQEPCLPRRQQRSIPLLRRLHLMPGPDGEAPAPSVERLQCQRYPRGHGFTSSLSSEELSEEKTLPGLLQHRCACVRAAPEEQLRKFRV, encoded by the exons atGCCGCGTCCCGCAAGGCGCcgctcggcggggccgccccgtgcccggccctgcccgtCCCGCCGCGGAGCCGCCTCGGCCGGGCTCTCTCCGTACTGGCTGTGGCGCTGCTGGAAGTGCCTCTCGCTCTGGTGCTGGCGGAGCAGCGCGGTCTTTTGGCTCCGTCTGGCGCGGGCTCTGGGCCGGCCCCGGCCGAGGCCCCGGCCCCGAACCAAGCCCCTCCCGCGGTTccgcccgcagccgccccgctgccgccccgcgcccgccccggccccgacagcgtcGCCGGCAGCTTCCCTGCTCCGAGCTCCCCCGCTGCTCGGCtcggccgccggccccgagccgccgcagCCCAGGGCGGCTCGGCAAGCAGCAGCGCGCCGGGCGGTCGGGTTCCCGGGGCAGAAGAGCGGGAGCGCGGTGCCGCCCGCACGGGCGGAGAAGcctcccctggagcagctctaccGGGAGGGCCCGCTGCTGGGGAGCGGCGGCTGCGGCAGCGTTTACTCCGGGACCCGGCTCGCCGACGGCGCCCCG gtggccatcaagcgAGTGCGCCGCGATCGCATCTCGGAGCGGGCGcggctg CACAACGGCGCCCttgtgcccatggagctggcGCTGCTGTGGATGGTGTCGTGCCCTGGCTTCCGCGGCGTCATGCGGCTCCTGGACTGGTTCGAGCTGCCCGACGGCTTTGCGCTGGTCATGGAGCGTCCGCAGCGCTGTCAGGACCTCTGGGACTTCCTGGCCGAGCGGGGCTTCCTGACGGAGCCCgtggcgcgggggctgttccgccaggtgctggaggccgtgcggcactgcaccagccgCGGCGTCCTGCACCGCGACATCAAGGCCGAGAACGTCCTCGTCGACCTGGCCACGGGCGAGGCCAAGCTCATCGACTTCGGCTGCGGCACGATCCTCCAGGACACGTTCTACACCCGGATGTCAG GAACGCCGGAGTACTGCCCACCGGAGTGGATCCTCTTTGGCTGCTACCATGGCCAGCCAGccaccatctggtccctgggcatcctgctctATGACCTGGTCTGCGGGGACCTTCCTTTCCACACAAACAAGGACATCGTCCAGGGCCAGCTCTTCTTCCCGCCCCGGGTGTCTCAAG aGTGCCAGCACCTCATCAGGTGGTGTTTATCCCTGGAGCCCGCAGACAGGCCATCACTGGAAGACCTTTTTGAGCATTcttggctgcaggagccctgcctgcccaggagacagcagagatccatccctctgctca gaaGATTACACCTGATGCCTGGACCGGACGGGGAAGCGCCTGCACCGTCCGTGGAGCGCCTCCAGTGCCAGCGCTACCCCAGGGGCCACG GCTTCACCAGCTCGCTCAGCTCGGAGGAGCTCTCAGAGGAGAAAACGCTGCCTGGC ctgctgcagcaccgctGTGCCTGCGTGCGAGCAGCGCCCGAGGAGCAGCTGCGCAAGTTCCGAGTCTGA